The Arthrobacter sp. OAP107 DNA segment CCTCGGTGACGAGGTTGCGCCAGATCTGGCCGTCGGGCTCGGTGACTTGGGCGGAAATGGGGCCGTCGGCGTAGATGGTGTCCCCAGCGTGGATGAAGAAGTCCGGCTTAGTGGCAAGCATGGCCGCGTATCCGCGCATGCCGCCGATTTCCTCGTTGATGCCCCACCCCTGGCCGGCGGTGTCGCCGGTCCAGACGAAGCTCTGGCCGCGTTTGCTGCCGGCGCTGCGGGACCAGGGGCTGTTGGCCCTCGAGCCGGGCGCGGTGCTGAATGAGCCGCGGGCGGTCTCCCCCGCGTTGCCGTCCGGGTCCTCGAAGTGCATGGTGAGCGCGAAGCGGGTTCCGGCCGGGAGGTCGCGGGCGGCGATCTTCGAGGTGAAGTCGGTGGCGTCGCTGGCGGTGGTGCCGCGGAGGACCCGGCTGAAGGCGCGGCTGCCGCGGAGCGCATACCCGTCCTCGTCGACCGCCACCAGGTTGGCAACCAGCCGGCCCGCGCCCGACGCGCGGGACCACAGGACGCCCGAGTTGGTGGTGACATCTCCGGTGGAGATGCCGGACGGGAGGGTCAGGCGGTTGCGGACCAGAGGAACAGCGGACGGCCGGGCTGCGTGGGCGGGGACAACCAGGGAAGGCGCGACGGCGGCAGCACCGGCAGCGGCGATGGCACCCTTGAGGACGTTACGGCGGGAGAGAGCAGTCATGGGGCCATCGTTGACCGGCCGGGTTAAGGGGCGGCGACGGCGAGATGAACCGCAATAAGAACCCGGGTGACAACCAGATCGAATTCCTTGACAAAAAATGAAATTGGCTTCCCATGAGAGAGAGGCAGGGTCTAATATCCTGCACCTAGGCATTAATCAAAGAAGATATGCCGAGAGCTGACCCTTACTTTTGAGCAAGGGTAAATGGGTGGGAATTTGGTGCGTTGCACCTTTCCTCGCGGCAACTCATCTGCGGCTCCTAATGAGGGAACCGCTTTTACAGAAATATTCATCATTGAAATATCTACTGCCCTTGGGCCAATTATGCGTCATCGTGTTTGGCCTGCACATTTCCCCGACGAAATCTTTGGACGGAGTTTGCCATGAAGAAGCTTCTACTACTGACAGGAATGCTCACCGGCCTCGTGGCGGGCACGGGAGCCGTTGCTACCGCGGCGCCGGAACCCATCGGGACAGTGACCCTGACTCTTCGAGAGTGTGGATACAGAATTGAAGCCGTCGTGACGGGGAAGGCGGGTGTGAATGAACTTGCAAACGGAGCCACAATCTTCACCGCTCCAGGACAGGAAGTGACGCTTACTAACGTCAAGACCGGCGAAAGCGTCACTTTCGGCATCACAGGCGCGAGCCACGTCAACACAGTGTCCGCTAACCGCGTGGAAATAACGGCGACTGGCAGGAACGTACTGACAATTCCGGAGGGGGACAGAAAGGGTGTCTACCTAACAGTTGGTTCCGTCACGTACGTTCTTGACGGAAGAGGGAGACAAATCAGCCCCTTCGAAGGCACCGGGCAGGTGACGGATATCTGCGCACTGCTCGCCTAAAGAACAATCTGACGAGTCAGAACGGGTGGCTGGCATCACCGCCAGCCACCCGCCGTCGTACGTTTTCCTGAAAAGCAGCTCAGCGCAAAGGCACCTCGTCCACGAAGGCCACCGGCGCCACGGCTTGCTGGTAGAGCTTGAGGGCATCGGGCACGGCGAGGTTGCCGAAGTCCAGTGACAGCTGCAGGCCCTCCAGTTGGGCGTTGGCGCTCTCGGCCGCGCTGACCTTTTCGCCCAGCGCGCGGGAGTTGGCGAAGTTGGTGGCCAATGCGGCCGCCACGGAGAAAATCACGGCGGCCAGACAAAGGAACCGCCACACGATGGAGTCGTCGTCCAGTGAGAAGATCCCGCGTACCGCCTCCGTGAATCCGGTTCCGCCCACTGCCGGTCCGGCCGTGAGCGCGGCCGCCAGTGCACTGCCCACGATGCTGATGTTGGATAGCCTGTTCCGGCGTGGGCGCTCCCGTCCCAAGTAGGAGCGGATGGCCTGCTGCTTTTGGTCAATGCGCTCGGATAGCCGTTGCCGCGTATCGGCGGATTCTTCCATGGTTAGGTGCAGCCTTTCTCCCCCCGGTCGACGTTTGGATCAGGATCCCACCGCCCGGATTCCCGGTCCAGACTGGGCTGCTCAGGGGCCGCCCTCGGGCGCTGAACAGCAAGGCTCCAGCCAGAGTCCGCCGCAGCCACGGCAGGGCCTCAGCCACCGCAGGGAGCGGAGCAGGTGAAGTCGCGTTTCATCCACGACGGCGCCTGCGGCACGACTGCAGCCGTTCCCGTCAGCGCGTAGGCACCTCATTCACGAACGCCACGTGGGAAACAAATTGCTTGTAAAGCATCGCTGCTTCATCAGTCGCTATGTGGCCGAAGCCCAGGGACAATTGCAGTCCTTCCAGCTGCGCGAGGCCGTTTCTGCTGCGGTGACCTTCTCGGCCAAAGCCTGGGAATTCGCGAAGTTGGTGGCGAGCCCGGCTCCGACGGACAGAATTACTGCCCCAAGGCAAAGGACCCGCCACACCATCGAAGCATCGTCCAGGGAGAACATGCTCTGGATTGATGCCGTGAAGCCGGTGCCTCCGAACGCCGGACCAGCAGTGAACAGGGCGGCCAGCACACTGCCCACCACACTGAATTCGGTGAGCTTGTGCCGTCGCGGCCGTAGCCGTTCCAGGTAGGAGCGGAGTGCTGACTGCTTTTCTTCGATGCGGTCGGACAGCCTCTGGCGCGTCTCCGGCGAGTCATCCATGGCGTATCAGCCTCCCTCTCCGACGGTATTTGCGATCAGCATCCCACCGCCCCCATATCCGGTCCAGAGTGGAGTGGTCGGAGCCCCCACGGTTCCCGTGATCGTTCCCGAACTCGCGGGAACGCTTCGGGGACGCCGGAGCGTTCCGGCGATTGGGATGGTCTCCGGCGAATTCGAGGAGCGGTTGGGGCGAAGCCCAGTCAGAGCAGGGAGAATCCGAGCGAGACAGGGTTGTCTCCCTGTCAGGCGCAGGCAGGCTTGTGTACGTTAATCCCACGGGACTGCGAGGGCGCAGTCGGGCGAGCTGGGCAGCGGACGAGAGGCAACGAGGTTGGCAAGAACGAGGACGGCAAAGAAGACCGGAGCAGCACCCAAACTGGCCAAGGCATTGGCCATCGTCCTCGGCACCGGGGAACCGGGCACGGGAGACTCGGGCACGGAACAGATACCCATCCGCATACGGGCCTGGGACGGCTCTGAAGCGGGCCCTGAAGATACCCCGCTGATCGAGTTCACATCCCGCCGGGCGCTGCGGCGGATCCTCTGGTCGCCCGGGCAACTGGGGCTGAGCCGGGCGTATGTAGCGGGCGAGATCACCGCACACGGCGAGATCTTCGCAGCCTTCGCTGCGCTCAGCTCCGCCGGCAAGTTCGCCCAACCCGGCCCGTTCAGCAAGCCGACGCCCGGGGAGGTATGGACTCTAGTGAAGACCGGCGTCCGGCTCGGCGCACTCGGCCCCAATCCCGCTCCCCCGCCGGAGGAAGCGAAGGTGGAGAAGCACGGCAGGCGGCACTCCAAGAAACGGGACGCCGCCGCGATCTCCCACCATTACGACGTCGGCAACGACTTTTACCGGCTGGTCCTCGGCCCGTCGCTGGTCTACTCCTGCGCTGTCTGGTCCGACGAGGACACGGGCCTGGAGGCCGCACAGGAGGAGAAGCTCGACCTGGTCTGCCGGAAGCTCGGCCTGGCCCCGGGCATGCGGGTGCTGGACGTGGGCTGCGGCTGGGGAAGCTTCGCGCTGCATGCGGCCGGGCGGTACGGGGTGAGCGTCGTCGGCATCACTCTCTCCACCGAGCAGGCGGAGCTGGCCCGCAAGCGGGTGGCCGAGGCCGGGCTGACGGAACTCGTGGACATCCGCGTCCAGGACTATCGCGATGTGAACGACGGCCCCTACGACGCGATCAGCTCCATCGGCATGTCCGAGCACGTCGGCCGCGAACAGCTGGGCCGCTATGTGTCGCAGCTTCATGGCCTGCTGCGGCCTGGCGGCCGGCTGCTCAACCACGCCATCTCGTGGAACGCCGGGCCCACCGCGGACGATCCCGATTCCTTCATCCCCCGCTACGTCTTCCCCGACGGCGAGATGCTCGGCCTGGGCGACATGATCGTGGCGCTGGAGGGCGGCGGCTTCGAGGTGCTCGACGTCGAGGCCCTCCGCCGGCACTATGCGCTGACGCTGCGCGCCTGGGTCAAGAATCTCGAGGAACAGTGGGACGAAGCAGTGCGGCTTACCTCCGAGGGGCGCGCCCGCGTCTGGCGCCTGTACATGGCAGCCAGCGCCCTCGGCTTCGAGGATGGATTGACCGGCGTGAACCAGGTGCTGCTGCAGAAGGCCGGCGGCGAGGAGCCGCCGTTGCGGATGAGGACCTGGGCGGGCTGAACGCGGCGGAGCCGCGTCAGCTGCGTCGCTGCGAGATCCCGACAAGCCCGGTCAGCGGGCCCCGCCGGTTGACCACGTCGAAACCAGGAAAAACCACATAAGGAGCAAGGACAATGGCTAACATTCTGATGGTCGTTTCGGCCGCCGATTCGCTGACCATGAAGGATGGCAACCAGCACCCCACCGGCTTCTGGGCCGAGGAACTGGTGGTGGCTCACCGGACCCTCCAGCAGGCCGGACACAACGTTGACTTTGCCACCCCCGGCGGCGTCAAACCCACGGTGGATAAGCTCAGCCTGGAGCCCGGGACGGTGGGCAGCGAGGAGCGGGCGGAGGACTTTCGCACGTATCTGGACATGATCGACGTCGACCTTTTCGCCCCGCTGGTGCTGGCCGACGTCGACATGTCCGGGTACGACGCCGTCGTCCTGCCGGGCGGCCACGGGCCCATGGCGGACCTTTTCCAGGACAAGGACCTCGGCCGGATCCTGGTGGAGGCTGACGGCGCCGGCAAAATCATTGCGCCCTTCTGCCACGGCCCCGCGGGCCTGCTCAGCGCCGCGGCTGACGACGGCGAGTTCGCCTTCGCGGGCCGCAAAGTCACGGTGTTCGCCAACTCGGAGGAGCTGGGCGGCGGCACCGGGGAGAACACGCCGTGGTTTGTGGAGACGGCGCTGCGGGAGAAGGGCGCCAACGTGGAGACCGGCCCGGACTGGGCCAGCCACGTGGTGCGCGAGGGCAACCTGATCAGCGGCCAGAACCCTCAGTCCAGCGAGGACGTGGCCAAGGAGGTCATCAAGGCCCTCGCGGAGTAGGGACCAGCCGGCTGAAACAGCAACGCGGGGTCAGATCCCGCCCCATCCCGGCAGCGGATTGGGCGTTATCTGACCCCGCGTTGCATTAAACGGCAGGGAATCAGTCACCGATGCCGGGCTGGATGCGAACGAAGTCGACCTTGTTCCCGGGGTTGGTCCGGCTCTTCTGGTAACGCGAGAAGCCTTTCGCGTCCAGGTGGTTCTGTGCGCGGAACTCCGCGAGGGCCTCGTCGTACGCCTGGTTGAGCCGCTTGCCGGAGACCTCCTCCACCGAGCCGTCGGAAAAGGTCACGGAGACGAGGATGCTCTCCGGGAAATGCCGGTTCATTCGGATGAAGCCTTCAGCATCCTGCTGCAGATTGATCAATGTGGTCCGCCTTCTGGTCGAGGAGTTCCAGTCTGCCGTACTTTCCGCCAAAGTCGGACAGTAGTACGACGGCGGGAGGTCGGCAGATCTGCCGGCCTCCCGCATCGTACTTAAGAGTATTCAAGAAAGGGACCTAGGCCGCGAGCCCGGCCACGGCGAAGATGGCTGCGGCAATGGCGAACCCCATCACGCCGATCAGGGTTTCCATGACCGTCCAGGTCTTCAGCGTGGTCTTGACGTCCATGCCGAAGAAGCGGCCCACCAGCCAGAAGCCGGAGTCATTCACGTGCGAGACCACGACGGATCCCGCGGCCACGGCGATCACCAGGGCTGCGATCTGCATGCCGTTCAGCCCGGCGGTGGCCACGCCGGGAGCGATCAGGCCCGCGGTGGTGGTCAGGGCCACGGTGGCCGAGCCCTGGGCGATGCGCAGGATGGCGGCGATCAGGAAGCCGGCCAGGATCAGCGGGATGCCCATGTTGCCCAGCACATCGGCCAGGGCGCCACCGATTCCGGAGGTACGCAGCACGCCGCCGAACATGCCGCCGGCGCCGGTGATGAGGATGACCGAGCAGACCGGGCCCAGCGAGGATTCGAGCAGCTTCTCCAGTGCCCCATTGTGGACGCCGCGACGGGCACCGAGGACGAACATCGCCACGATGACGGAGATGAGCAGGGCCACGGGGGTTTCACCCAGCGTGCGCAGCACCTGGAACCACTGTTCGTTCTTTACGGTTCCCGGCAGCGCACCGGAGGCGGCCAGGGTGTTCAGGCCCGTGTTAATGAAGATCAGCGCGAGCGGCAGGAGCAGCAGGCCTATGATGGTGCGGAAGCGCGGCGGATGGGATTCCGCTTCGGCGGTAGCGTGACCCAAAAGTTCCGGAACCGGGAGCTCCAGCTTCTTGCCGGTCCACAGGCCGTACAGGTACGCCGTAACGTACCAGGTGGGGACAGCAGTGAGGAGGCCGGCGATGGTCACCAGGCCGATGTTCGCCTCGAAGAAAGCCGACGCCGAGACGGGGCCCGGGTGCGGCGGCATGAAGATGTGCATCACGGAGAACGCGCCGGCGGCCGGGAGGCCGTAGCGCAGCACTCCCCCGCCCAGGCGGTGGGCGACGGCGAAGACCACGGGGAGCATGACCACGAGGCCGGCGTCGAAGAAGATGGGAAAGCCGAAGATCAGCGAGGCGAGGCCAAGCGCGAACGGGGCGCGCTTCTCTCCGAAGATGCCGATCAGGTAGTCGGCCAGCACCTTCGCGCCGCCGCTGGTTTCCACGATCCGGCCCAGCATGGCGCCCAGGCCGACGAGCAGCGCCACGGTTCCGAGGGTCGTCCCGAAGCCGTTGATCAACACCGGGACCACCTGGTTGGCGGGGATTCCGGTGGCAAAGGCCGTGGCGAGGCTGACCAGGATCAGGGCAAGCAGCGCGTGCACGCGCAGCCTGATGATCAGGAACAGCAGGACGCCGATCGCTGCGGCCGCGATGAGCAGCAGTGGTCCTGCGCCCAGCGTTTGAGTCCATCCTTCGATGGTCATGATTCTCCTTTGAAGCAGATTTCTGGGGGGGTGGGTGCCGCTTGGGACGCGCGGCACCCGGGTGATGCAGTTAGTGGGTGCTTGGCGCCGGGTTCGGGGCGAGCGGGCTGGCCGTGAGCTCATTGGCGGGGAGCTGCAGGGCGGCCAGGATGGCGGCGATGAGTTCCTTCGGGGAACGGGTGATGTCCAGGCGGAGGCTTCCGCTTTCGAGTTCTCCAGCGGTCAGCGGCTCCAGGGTGGCAAGCTGGCTGGGCAGCAGCGTGGGCGGCATGAAGTGGCCCTCGCGCCCCTGCATGCGCTGGCTGAGCAGCTCGGCGTCACCGTGCAGGTGGATGAAGATTACGCGGCCTTCGGCTTCGGACAGAAGCTTGCGGTAACTCTGCTTGAGCGCCGAGCAGGTGAGCACGGTGCTGTGGCCGCCGCGGGCCTGGCCGGTCATCCAGTCCTGGATCTCCTGCAGCCAGGGCCACCGGTCCTGGTCCTGCAGCGGAATGCCCTGGCTCATCTTGTCGATGTTGGACTGCGGGTGGAATTCGTCCGCCTCCGCGCTTGCCCAGCCGAGGTGCTTGGACAGGGCCGCGGCGATCGTGGACTTGCCTGAACCGGCAACCCCCATCACCACCAGATGCGTGGCTGGATACTGCATGTTTACCTCCGAAGAAGACGTCTTTGGCTTGTGGAAGAAGCTCAATCGGCAGTCCGACTCGAACTGCGCTGGAGATAAGATATCACCAATTCGTCGCAAAGATACTATCTTTGCGTGTCACAGGTCATACCTTTGCCGTCTTCTTCCGGTACGCTGGAGGAGCGCCTCAGCGCAGAGGAAAGGCAGGACCATGTCGACGGCGACAGAAGACCGCGCGGATAACGCGAACGACGGCGGGTTGTCACCCGCCATGCACCAACGCGTCCTTGACGCTGTGGGCGTGGCCATCGCATCCGGCGCCCTGGCGCCGGGAAGCCGCCTGACCCTCGAGGGCCTCCAGCAGGAGTACGGCATATCGCGGACGGTGGCGCGGGACACCATGAAGGTCCTCGAATCGATGAACCTGGTCTACTCACGCCGGCGCGTGGGCATCGTGGTGCAGAGCCCGGACCTCTGGAACGTTTATGACCCCAAACTGGTGCGGTGGCGTCTGGCGTCTGACCGCCGAGCCGAACAGTACGCCAGCCTCACGGAGCTGCGCATCGCCGTCGAACCCATTGCCGCGGCGGGTGCCGCCCGCCGGGCCAGCGCAGCGGAACGCAGCCAGCTGGTGGCCTTGGCCGCGGACCTGCGGCGGCTCGGCGAAGCGGGAGAGCTTGAGGGATTTCTTACAGCCGACATCGCGTACCACCGGCTGCTGCTGAAGAGCTGCGGCAACGAGATGTTCTCGTCCCTTGAAGGAATGGTGGCCGAGGTGCTTACCAGCCGCACGCACCAGGGACTCATGCCGTTCAAGCCACGGCCCGAGGCCCTGGACGCGCATGAGGAAGCGGCCGCCGCGGTGGCTGCCGGGGACGCCACGGCAGCGGAGACCGCCATGCACCACATCCTGGACGAAGTGCGTGAGGCGATGGGGCTGCACTAGGGTGTGTTGCTAAACCCCGTAGGGGATGAAATGCGGTTGGCTGGTGTGATGGGCGATCGCTTTCTGGTTTCTGACGAAGTGTGGTCCGTGATCGGGCCGTTGTTTCCGACGTGGAAGGGCAACGGGCGTCCTGTTGCGGACCGCCGGCTCGTTGTGGAAGGGACGGCATGGAAGTTCCGGACCGGTGCGCCTTGGCGGGACCTTCCTGAGCATTTTGGGAACTGGAACACGGTCTTCAAGAACTTCGACCGCTGGGCCAAGGATGGTACTTGGACGAAGGTGCTGGAGCGCGTCCAGACCCGCGCCGAAACGCTTGGCGACCTCGACTGGATCGCGTCCATTGATTCCACGATCGTGCGCGTCCACCAGCACGGGGCGACACTTCCGCGCCCCGCGGGGGGCCCCGTCGAATTACATGAAACTCGGGCCTGAACCGGCAGATCACGCGATCGGGCGCTCCCGCGGCGGGCTCACTACCAAGCTCCACATGGTCACGGACGGCAGAGGGAGGATGCTTTCAGGCGTCCTAACGGCCGGGAACATCAACGACACGACCATGATGGCAGCCACCTTGGAAGGGATCCGAGTTCCACGCAGCGGTAAGGGGAGACCGCGCACGCGCCCGGACCGGGTCCTGGCCGACAAGGGATACACCTCCAGGGCAAACCGCATCTGGTTGGCCGAACGCGGCATCAAGGCCACCATTCCGGAGAAGTCTGACCAGGCAGCCAACCGGAAGAAGAAGGGCTCCTCCGGCGGGCGGCCGCCAGCGTTTGACGCCGAGGCGTACAAGGGCCGAAACGTCGTTGAGCGGGGTTTTAGCCAGCTCAAAAACTGGCGGGGCCTGGCAATGAGATCCGACAAGACTGCACGGAACTATATGGCTGCCATTCAGCTCGCCGCATCACTTGCCTGGCTAAAAGCGAGCTTTAGCAACACACCCTAGGCCGGGTAATCCGGCGGCACGGTTCCGTGGCGGCAGCGGAACCGTGCCGCCCGCATCCCGCGTTAAACAACCCAAGGCCCGTAGGGGTTCGGGCCTTGGGTTGTTTCGGCAGCCGGGTCAGGGCCCCGCGGGGGCATCACCGAGCCGCTGCGCTGGTTCAGATGGCGGCTGAAGTAGGACGTTCCGGGGCGACAAGGCGAACGGTGCGGCGACCATGCCCAGCCCGAGCGCGGCTATCGGGCCAGCGTGCAAGCGAAGAGGCGCGGCTTCCTCAAAGAGGATGCGTTGAACAGGGGGTACTACCGAGGGATGTGCGGTTTGGGAGGTTGTCTGCCCGGTGGCTCCAGGGCTTCGGACACGTCCGCCGCACTTCCGTGTGACCACTTTTTCTACTGCCCGGTAGTTGCGGAATCCCTATAGCCGCGCCTCGGAGAACGGCACGCTGGGCAGGCGACCTGCCTGCCACGCCTCGGTGGAGCCCTCGCTCGGGGTGTGGCCCCGGCCGTCATGCAGGACGGCACGAACGGTGGCGCCTGCAACCCAGAGTCCCGCAAGGCCAATGATGATGAACAGTTCCATGGTGTTTCCTCAGATGAGTGATGGTGATTGATGGGGGTGATTTCAGTGTGTTCGGCGGGCGTGTGAGCAAGCGTGTGAGAACCGCAGACACCGAAAAGCCGCAGCGGTACCATGAGCCCTATGGCCGAGGCGTGGATCCGGCTCCTCGGTCCCCCGCGGATCGAGTCCCCTGGCGCAAATCCTGTGCAGCCCCGCGGCCGCAAGGCCTGGGCGGTGCTGACCTACCTTGCGCTGCAAGCAGTGGGCACCGGACGGTCGAGAACTGCCTCGCTGCTTTTTCCCGATGCCGCGGATCCACTCGGTGCGCTGCGGTGGAACCTGTCCGAGCTGCGGCGGACCCTTGTTGGCGTGACGATGGCGGGCGATCCGCTAAAGCTGGAGATGCAGCCAGCATGGCGCTGCGACGCCGTCGAGGCGGTCGGGTCGCCCGGCGGTCCCGGCCTCGATCCCCGCCGGCTCGACGGCCAACTGCTGGAAGGGCTGTCCTTCGCCGATTGCCCCGTGTTCGATTCCTGGCTGGCGGACCAGCGCTACCGACTGGACAACTGCGTCCAGGCACTGCTCTATGACGCCGCATTGGCCGCGCTCTCTGCCGAGGCGCCGGACGAAGCGGCGGAGCTCGCGCAGCTGGCGCTGCACCGGGACCCGTTCCACGCGGACTGCAACACCGTGCTGGTTAAGGCCCTTGTGGCACTGGGCGACCATCAGCGGGCCAAGGAACACGTGGCCAAATGCTCGGAGCTCTACCGCCAGGAGCTCGGCCTGCCGTTGCCGGCGGAAGTCCGGCGGGCGCTGTCAACCGCGGCTCCCGCCGACCCGGGCATGCCGGCCACCTCCGCCACGGTCCAGTCGTACATCGACGCCGGCAACGCGTCCCTCCTGGCCGGCGCCGTCGACAGGGGGCTCGACCAGTTGCGGCTCGCCGTCGTAATGGCCCAGCGCAGCACTGACCGGCACCTGATCGCCGAGTCCCTTGTGATGCTGTCCGGGGCGCTAATCCACCAGGCGGGTGGCCGCGGCGCCGAGGTGGCGGACTTCCTACACCGCGCGCTATCGGCAGAAGGGCCCGACGGCGCCTCCCGGACTGTCGCCGCGGCGTACCGCGAGCTGGGCTACCTTTCCGTGCAGCGCGGTGTGCCTGACCGGGCGGCCGGCTGGCTTGGCCGCGCTATGCTCGCGGCCGAGGGATTCCCCGACGAACAGGCGCGGATCTTCGGCATCCAGGGCATGCTCGCTTCGGACACCGCCTACTATGAGGACGCGGTGACTGCCCTGAAGGAATCCGGAAGACTGGCGAAGGCCATCAAGAACCGCCGGCAGCAGGCCTTCAGCCGGGCCCTGCTGGGACGGGTGCAGCTGCTCCAAGGGGACGTGGGTGCGGCGGCGCTGTCGCTGGACCGCGCACTGGACTGGGTGGCAGCCGAACACTGGACGGCGTTCGAGCCGTTCGTGGCCGGGCTTCGCGGCGAAACCTTTCTGGCCGCCGGCCAACTGGAGGACGCTGCCGAAATGATTGACCGCTCGTGGGTGCTGGCAGATCTCGCCGGTGACCATTGCTACATGGCACTGGCGGCCGGCGCCGAAGCCCGCCTTTTCCTGACACACGGCGATCTGGTGGCAGCAGAGCACTGGGTACAGCGCGGACTGGAGCCCAAGCCCTGGTACCTCTGGTACTCGGCACGCCTGCTGGATGTGGCCGTTGAAGTTGCCCTGGAAACCGGCTCACCGCGTGCTTCGGAGCTGGTCGGCAAACTCGACCGCCTGGCTGGCCGCAGCGGGATGCGCGAGTTCGTGGTGCGGGCAAAGTCCCACCGGGCGGCGCTCGGTGACAAGACCGCGGCTCAAACGGTGTCGTGGCTGGCGAATGAGATCAACAGCCCCGCCCTTACGGCGTTCCTGGCGCGCCGCCAGGGTGGGTGAAGTACCGGAACTGTGCAGGCGATTGTGCCACGCGCCGCTGGTGGCTGGGCCCCCGGTTGCCGGCGCCGCCGGTGGGCGTGCGCCTTGGGTCGCTTACCCCGGGGCCGGCTCCGGGTAAGCGCGGATTGTGAATTGATCGCCGTAAACCGACCAGGTCAGCGGCGGGACAAGTTCCAGGTTTCCTGCCTTGAGGAGTCCATAGTAGATCTCCTGCCGGCCATCATGCTGGTAGTCGCCCCAGGATTTGAGGACCGACACTCTGGCGTCCACCACCCCGGTGAGGTACTCGGCTTCGTTTCCCCCCTGCGCAGGGGGCCGGTGCGCCCGCCGCGCCGCGCGCAAAATGCCCCCGAATGACTCGCTGTCCTCCCCCGGCCCGTGGTTGACGGACACGTCGTAATAGATAGCCAGGCCAAGCGGCCCCACGCCGTCCTTGATCGCCTCGGCGAGTGCCGGTTCCCAGTAAACGCGGTCCCGTTCATCCTGTTGGGCCCGTTGGAAAGCCGGGTCGCCGGCCGCTGCCTTCCAGTCCGCGACGAAGCCCGGGCCCAGCAGCTTGTGGCTCAGTGCGGGCCGCTTTTTGTAGGGGGCCTCCATGATGGGCTGCAACAAGGGGAGATACTTCTGCAGTAAATTATCTGGGGCGGCATTGGCATAGCACTGCACCAGGTCCAGCATGTCGCCGGTGCCGCTGCACCATCCCACGAGCCCGCCGGTGTAGCCGCGGCCGTCGTCGATGTCTTCGATGTAGCCGAAGGACTCGGTCCAGTCCTGGGTGGAGTTTTCCGCCGTGGAAGTGAACTGGAGCGCCATCTCTTTGTAGGCCGGATGCGAAATGTCCGGGCCGTCCCTGGCGAGCTCACGCGCGTCCCTGGCGAGCTCACGCGCGTCGTGCTGGCCGAGGCGTTCCCGCAACCACTCCAACATCAGAGCGGTCCCTGCAGGAAACGCCGCGGGTCAGACGCCGCTGGCAAGCGGTATTGGATCATGACTGTCAGGCTCCTTTTCCCACCGGTCGGAACGCCCTCATCTGGCGGTGGGGGTCTTGAACGGCGGTGGGGTCTCGAACGTTGTGCGGACCGGCGGCGGCTGGGGGTGAGATGCCCGGTCTCAGAGGCTCTCATCGCCGCCGGCCCAGTGACCAGTCAATCCGGAATGCCCTGATCACACACGAGTAGCCGCTAC contains these protein-coding regions:
- a CDS encoding cyclopropane-fatty-acyl-phospholipid synthase family protein, with the protein product MARTRTAKKTGAAPKLAKALAIVLGTGEPGTGDSGTEQIPIRIRAWDGSEAGPEDTPLIEFTSRRALRRILWSPGQLGLSRAYVAGEITAHGEIFAAFAALSSAGKFAQPGPFSKPTPGEVWTLVKTGVRLGALGPNPAPPPEEAKVEKHGRRHSKKRDAAAISHHYDVGNDFYRLVLGPSLVYSCAVWSDEDTGLEAAQEEKLDLVCRKLGLAPGMRVLDVGCGWGSFALHAAGRYGVSVVGITLSTEQAELARKRVAEAGLTELVDIRVQDYRDVNDGPYDAISSIGMSEHVGREQLGRYVSQLHGLLRPGGRLLNHAISWNAGPTADDPDSFIPRYVFPDGEMLGLGDMIVALEGGGFEVLDVEALRRHYALTLRAWVKNLEEQWDEAVRLTSEGRARVWRLYMAASALGFEDGLTGVNQVLLQKAGGEEPPLRMRTWAG
- a CDS encoding type 1 glutamine amidotransferase domain-containing protein → MANILMVVSAADSLTMKDGNQHPTGFWAEELVVAHRTLQQAGHNVDFATPGGVKPTVDKLSLEPGTVGSEERAEDFRTYLDMIDVDLFAPLVLADVDMSGYDAVVLPGGHGPMADLFQDKDLGRILVEADGAGKIIAPFCHGPAGLLSAAADDGEFAFAGRKVTVFANSEELGGGTGENTPWFVETALREKGANVETGPDWASHVVREGNLISGQNPQSSEDVAKEVIKALAE
- a CDS encoding GntP family permease yields the protein MTIEGWTQTLGAGPLLLIAAAAIGVLLFLIIRLRVHALLALILVSLATAFATGIPANQVVPVLINGFGTTLGTVALLVGLGAMLGRIVETSGGAKVLADYLIGIFGEKRAPFALGLASLIFGFPIFFDAGLVVMLPVVFAVAHRLGGGVLRYGLPAAGAFSVMHIFMPPHPGPVSASAFFEANIGLVTIAGLLTAVPTWYVTAYLYGLWTGKKLELPVPELLGHATAEAESHPPRFRTIIGLLLLPLALIFINTGLNTLAASGALPGTVKNEQWFQVLRTLGETPVALLISVIVAMFVLGARRGVHNGALEKLLESSLGPVCSVILITGAGGMFGGVLRTSGIGGALADVLGNMGIPLILAGFLIAAILRIAQGSATVALTTTAGLIAPGVATAGLNGMQIAALVIAVAAGSVVVSHVNDSGFWLVGRFFGMDVKTTLKTWTVMETLIGVMGFAIAAAIFAVAGLAA
- a CDS encoding gluconokinase, with the translated sequence MQYPATHLVVMGVAGSGKSTIAAALSKHLGWASAEADEFHPQSNIDKMSQGIPLQDQDRWPWLQEIQDWMTGQARGGHSTVLTCSALKQSYRKLLSEAEGRVIFIHLHGDAELLSQRMQGREGHFMPPTLLPSQLATLEPLTAGELESGSLRLDITRSPKELIAAILAALQLPANELTASPLAPNPAPSTH
- a CDS encoding FCD domain-containing protein, with the protein product MSTATEDRADNANDGGLSPAMHQRVLDAVGVAIASGALAPGSRLTLEGLQQEYGISRTVARDTMKVLESMNLVYSRRRVGIVVQSPDLWNVYDPKLVRWRLASDRRAEQYASLTELRIAVEPIAAAGAARRASAAERSQLVALAADLRRLGEAGELEGFLTADIAYHRLLLKSCGNEMFSSLEGMVAEVLTSRTHQGLMPFKPRPEALDAHEEAAAAVAAGDATAAETAMHHILDEVREAMGLH
- a CDS encoding IS5 family transposase (programmed frameshift) → MRLAGVMGDRFLVSDEVWSVIGPLFPTWKGNGRPVADRRLVVEGTAWKFRTGAPWRDLPEHFGNWNTVFKNFDRWAKDGTWTKVLERVQTRAETLGDLDWIASIDSTIVRVHQHGATLPRPAGAPSNYMKLGPEPADHAIGRSRGGLTTKLHMVTDGRGRMLSGVLTAGNINDTTMMAATLEGIRVPRSGKGRPRTRPDRVLADKGYTSRANRIWLAERGIKATIPEKSDQAANRKKKGSSGGRPPAFDAEAYKGRNVVERGFSQLKNWRGLAMRSDKTARNYMAAIQLAASLAWLKASFSNTP